Proteins encoded within one genomic window of Plasmodium cynomolgi strain B DNA, chromosome 11, whole genome shotgun sequence:
- a CDS encoding DEAD/DEAH box ATP-dependent RNA helicase (putative): protein ILGAAKTGSGKTLAFLVPSINILYNIKFLPKNGTGVLIISPTRELCLQIYQVCKDLCKYIPQTNGIIIGGMSRNEEKKFIHGINILIATPGRLLDHMQNTKEFIYKNLISLIIDEADRLLQIGFEEEINLIVKRLPKKRQTALFSATQTTKVENLIRLSLQKPIFIEVTTKIATVERLQQGYALVDEDKRFLLLFTFLKRNISKKIMVFFNNCMSVQFYNDLLNYIDIPTFCIHGKKKQNKRLKSFSEFSAAQSAILLCTNVAARGLDIPNVNYIIQYDPPDDSKEYIHRVGRTCRGKDSSGSAIIFLMKHELKFLNYLKFYNIPINQFAYDPSKLINVQSHIESIVTKNFHLHKMAREAFKSYLNGYITYALKDVFDVNNLNLLQTSKNFGLEAPPKVDLNLKLNVKKRKFK from the exons ATTCTTGGAGCAGCCAAAACAGGGTCAGGAAAAACGTTAGCATTTCTAGTACCCtccataaatattttatataatataaaattcttGCCGAAAAACGGAACGGGAGTTTTAATAATATCGCCCACCAGAGAATTGTGTCTTCAAATTTATCAAGTATGTAAAGATctgtgtaaatatattcccCAGACGAATGGAATAATCATTGGTGGGATGAgtcgaaatgaagaaaaaaaatttattcatggCATAAACATACTAATTGCAACACCTGGTAGACTGCTAGACCATATGCAAAACACGAaagaatttatttacaaaaatttgatcTCGCTTATTATAGACGAAGCTGACAGGTTACTTCAAATTGGTTTTGAGgaggaaattaatttaattgtGAAAAGGTTACCCAAGAAAAGACAAACTGCCCTATTTTCAGCTACACAAACAACCAAAGTTGAAAATCTAATAAGGCTTTCTCTGCAGAAGCCTATTTTTATAGAAGTAACGACGAAAATTGCCACAGTGGAAAGGCTGCAACAGGGATATGCCTTAGTTGATGAAGATAAAAGATTTCTGCTactatttacatttttaaaaagaaatatttcgaaaaaaattatggtcttttttaacaattgcATGTCCGTTCAGTTTTACAACGATTTGTTAAATTATATTGACATTCCCACCTTTTGTAttcatggaaaaaaaaaacaaaataaacgacTTAAAAGTTTCAGCGAGTTTTCCGCTGCCCAAAGTGCTATTCTGCTTTGTACAAATGTGGCAGCTAGAGGGCTGGACATCCCAAATGTTAATTACATTATTCAGTATGACCCCCCAGATGACTCCAAGGAATATATCCATCGAGTAGGAAGAACTTGCAGAGGAAAAGATTCAAGTGGCTCAGCTATCATATTTTTGATGAAGCacgaattaaaatttttaaactatTTAAAGTTTTATAACATCCCAATTAATCAGTTTGCCTATGACCCAAGCAAATTAATAAATGTCCAGTCACACATAGAGTCCATCGTTACTAAAAATTTCCACTTGCACAAGATGGCTCGGGAGGCTTTCAAATCGTATTTGAAT GGGTACATTACCTACGCACTGAAGGACGTCTTTGACGTGAACAACCTGAATTTGCTACAGACTTCGAAGAACTTCGGGCTGGAGGCCCCACCGAAAGTtgatttaaatttaaaactaaatgttaaaaagaggaagtttaag
- a CDS encoding hypothetical protein (putative) produces MRTRPCFSLLKYSIQNYFSASKEFLSVNLELLEFIQNQDEFKNIKKLSSDESEKCEKKKKTRIIKNDKDLLKELEKQIDEKKLQKEKLNKDNMKMEEIETLYLTEIEKKQKEEERNIILKNKESALIIKNQIQENFLRKQEEERMKIIEGKLMQKQFEKNKVEELEKKKEKVEEQRALCSYILESNKKHIEGNRQKAQNIRTHLDKTVHALE; encoded by the exons atgcgcactAGGCCGTGCTTCTCCCTGTTGAAGTACTCCATTCAGAACTATTTTTCCGCTTCGAAGGAGTTTCTTTCCGTCAACCTC GAACTTTTAGAATTTATTCAAAATCAGgatgaatttaaaaacataaaaaagttgTCTTCTGACGAAAGTGAA aaatgtgaaaagaagaaaaaaacgagaattataaaaaacgATAAAGACCTGCTAAAAGAGTTGGAAAAACAGATTGACGAGAAAAA gctgcaaaaagaaaagctgAACAAGGATAACATGAAGATGGAAGAAATTGAAACTTTGTACTTGacagaaattgaaaaaaagcaaaaggaggaagaaagaaatatcattttgaagaacAAAGAAAGCGCactgataataaaaaatcaaattcaGGAAAATTTC CTGAGGAAGCAGGAGGAAGAGAGAATGAAAATAATCGAGGGGAAACTAATGCAAAAgcagtttgaaaaaaataaagtcgAAGAactggagaagaaaaaagaaaaagtggaagagcAACGCGCCCTGTGCAGTTACATCCTTGAGAGCAACAAGAAGCACATTGAAGGTAACAGGCAAAAGGCGCAGAATATACGGACACATTTGGATAAGACAGTGCACGCATTAGAGTAA
- a CDS encoding hypothetical protein (putative) yields the protein MNCATLYGHELASQIDQLVIRKIANEKIQVGGNKNWPKERTLFIIYSKNIATYSYLHILLKKSLLLNAGVTFVLVRVHNGCNEKRLINLIKKINRRGKNTWLIILSPLSRHINKCYISSFIGEEKDVDRSNCAPIWKLLFRGRSSSSGSRSSCSTCGGDDHNVGCMTLTQPIPLAHATPYLFTQRYEAFLQFLFCIFHLRMIKKGEHIWTNALANASMRKEKAVEGDAEKFSYVTEGDYPSRDNTLRRNLCSDVKQRSNVSPVIHNYLRSSTKYNLPCCVHAILLFLKYYHIYVKGKRVLILSSNISIFLSLFAFFFQSEVSTTVYDPLRGEVLCRYDGGDQKCYLRTSNLGKLHIRNETDFKKKCAVFSNSYVSTSKGYTKITHQDLSTLRKNMDKRIVKHSDVIIIAIGCPHILKKKNIKEGAIILDLGINLVPPRGRHMQRMVAPFCGSSVGNKKVEMKKGYPKVKEGNFPCRRGFFPRGKFKNGASSPKLQNRTSLVKHICLSSPRIGKTATCENSFGEESTGVIIEGTSPSQSSNDSPISPPNGGIKGAHNKCHKIIPLKSRKSKIKFANGLAKCLQNYEIVGDADANCKQKCALVSSVPGGLGPITTSMLFYNLYFN from the coding sequence ATGAATTGTGCCACTCTGTACGGGCACGAACTGGCTAGCCAAATTGACCAGTTGGTGATtcgaaaaattgcaaatgaGAAGATTCAGGttggaggaaataaaaactggCCAAAAGAAAGAACgctatttattatttactcAAAGAACATAGCCACGTATTCATATTTGCACATTCTTCTAAAAAAGAGTTTGTTGCTAAATGCAGGTGTTACGTTTGTACTGGTCCGAGTCCACAACGGCTGCAACGAAAAAAGGTTAatcaatttaataaaaaaaataaatagacGAGGAAAGAACACCTGGCTCATAATTCTCTCTCCGTTGTCTCGTCACATAAACAAGTGTTACATTTCAAGTTTCATCGGCGAAGAGAAGGATGTGGATCGATCTAACTGTGCACCCATTTGGAAGTTACTGTTCCGTGGTAGAAGCAGCAGTAGTGGCAGTAGAAGTAGTTGCAGTACATGTGGGGGGGATGACCATAATGTCGGATGCATGACTCTGACCCAGCCGATCCCACTTGCACATGCGACTCCGTATTTGTTTACACAAAGGTACGAAGCCTTCCTgcagttccttttttgcattttccacCTTCgcatgataaaaaaaggcgagCACATTTGGACGAACGCTCTTGCGAATGCATCCATGCGGAAGGAAAAGGCAGTTGAGGGAGACGCGGAAAAGTTCAGCTACGTTACGGAAGGGGATTACCCAAGTAGGGATAACACCCTACGTAGAAACCTTTGCAGCGACGTCAAACAGCGTAGTAATGTAAGCCCAGTAATTCACAACTACCTGAGGAGTAGCACCAAATACAATCTCCCTTGTTGCGTTCACGCTATCCTCCTGTTCTTGAAATATTACCACATATAtgtgaaggggaaaagggtGTTGATTCTTAGTAGTAACATAAGTATCTTCCTATCCctatttgcttttttttttcaaagtgaAGTTTCGACGACGGTTTATGATCCGCTGAGAGGGGAGGTTCTGTGTAGATACGATGGCGGGGACCAAAAGTGCTACCTTCGCACGAGTAACCTAGGCAAGCTACACATCAGAAACGAAAccgattttaaaaaaaagtgtgcagtGTTCTCCAACTCGTATGTATCTACCAGTAAGGGGTACACAAAAATTACCCACCAAGATTTATCAACACTAAGGAAGAATATGGACAAAAGGATTGTCAAGCATTCCGATGTCATAATAATAGCAATAGGTTGTCcccacattttaaaaaaaaaaaatattaaagaagGCGCGATTATCTTAGACTTGGGAATCAATTTGGTCCCCCCCCGAGGTAGGCACATGCAAAGAATGGTCGCACCGTTTTGCGGTTCCTCCGTCGGGAACAAGAAagtggaaatgaaaaagggatACCCAAAAGTGAAGGAAGGGAATTTTCCTTGCAGAAGGGGATTCTTCCCTCGTGGGAAATTTAAGAACGGAGCAAGTTCCCCAAAGTTGCAAAATCGCACAAGTTTAGTAAAACATATATGTTTAAGTTCTCCCCGAATTGGTAAAACTGCTACATGTGAGAATTCCTTTGGTGAGGAAAGCACCGGAGTGATAATAGAAGGTACTTCCCCATCTCAGTCTTCCAACGATTCTCCGATTTCTCCGCCCAATGGAGGGATAAAGGGGGCCCACAACAAATGCCATAAAATCATTCCTCTAAAAAGCCGCAAGTCCAAAATTAAATTCGCCAATGGTTTAGCCAAGTGCTTGCAAAATTACGAAATTGTTGGTGACGCGGATGCGAACTGCAAGCAGAAGTGCGCGCTCGTTTCGAGTGTGCCCGGGGGGCTGGGCCCCATCACCACATCCATGCTGTTTTATAATTTGTACTTCAAC